Genomic segment of Polycladomyces abyssicola:
GACGTACGCATGTTGGAAACGGAAGAGATGCTGGAGATCATTCACCGGAGAGAAGGTCCCATCATTCTGACTGGGGATATGAATGCAGAGCCAGGGTCCCCGGAGATGAAACGATTGAGCGGGGAGATGACGGATGCCTTTTCGGTGAGGGGAGAAGGCAATGGTTGGACGTATCCCGTACCCGAGCCGGTAAAGCGGATTGATGATGTGTTTGTGTCGCCTGATGTGCGGGTGGAAACCTGTGAGGTATTGCCGGTGGAGGGTTCGGATCATTATCCCGTGTCGGCCCGTCTGTTCGTCGAAAAAAAGTGAACGAGGGGGAAAGGGAGTGGGCATTCGGCGTTCCGTGGCATTGTGGATGATCGGGAGTTTGGTGTTGTCGTTGTTTTCGTTCCCTGTGTTTGCGGCACAATCAGATCGGACATCGGACCCCGTATCGTTGTTGAAACAAATGAGCCTGGAAGAAAAAGTGGGCCAGATGATGATGGTGGGGTTTTACGGAAGTGAGCCCAATGCGGACATCACACGGCTGATTCGGGAAGCCCATGCGGGCGGCGTGATTTTGTTCGCCTACAGCCAAAACGTGGTTAACCCAGTGCAAACGGCCCACTTGACCAATGGCTTGCAGTCGTTGGCGCAGGAAACGCGCCTGGGCGTGCCTCTTCTGATCTCCACCGACCAGGAGGGCGGCGTTGTGGCTAGATTGACGACCGGCGCCACTGAATGGGCCGGCAATATGGCACTGGGTGCGACGCGGAAAGCGGCTTATGCCTACCAAGCGGCCAAAATGACCGGAGAAGAACTGCGTGCCGTCGGAATCAACATGAACCTGGCCCCTGATTTGGACGTCAATGTCAACCCGGCCAACCCCGTCATCGGGGTGCGCTCCTACGGGGAGAACCCCCAACTGGTGGCCGATATGGGTGCGGCGGCGATTCACGGATATCAGGAGAACGTGATCGCGACCGGGAAACACTTTCCCGGCCACGGGGACACCAATGTCGATTCCCATTTGGGATTACCGGTGATCAACAAGAGCCGGGAAGAATTGGAGAAAGTGGAGCTGGTACCGTTCAAACGGGCGATTGCCGAAGGAATCGATGCCATCATGACGGCGCACATCCACGTCCCAGCATTGGATAACACGCCCGATCTGCCCGCTACTTTGTCCCGTCCCATCCTGACCGGCTTGTTGCGACAGGAGCTGGGCTATCGAGGGCTCATCATCACCGATTCGATGACGATGGCGGGTGTCGCCAACTATTTCGGCGGGGTGCCCAAAGCGGCGGTGAAAGCGGTACAGGCCGGAGCGGACATCATCTTGCTCACGCCGGCGTTGAAGACGGACGAGCAGATCGAGGTGTACCAAGCGGTACTGGAGGCCGCCAGAAAAGGGGAGATTCCCGTAGAGCAAATCGATCAATCGGTATTGCGCATCCTGAAGGTCAAAGCGAAATACGGATTGTTTGAACATCGTTTCGTCGATCCGGCTGATATCCCTGATCATGTCGCAACGGAGCAACACCAGCGAACCTCGATGAAAATTGCCCGGTCTTCGATCACGCTGGTCAAAAACGAAAACAATCTATTGCCGCTTCACTTAAAACCGGATCAGAAACTGGGGATCATCAGCCAGTTTTCCCTGATCGACCGTGTTCGTTCGTATCACGCTGCGACGACGGAAATCTACCACAGCCAAGTCAATCCTTCCGATGCGGATATCCAGGCAGCGGTGGAAATGGCCAAAACGCAGGATGTACTGCTGGTCGGGACCTACAATGCGACTGCGAACCCGCAACAGGTGAAATTGGTGAAAGCGCTCCAGCAATTACACAAGCCAATGGTCGTAATCGCCTTCCGCAATCCGTACGACATCGAGGCGTTCCCGGATGTGCCCGCCTATCTCACCGCATACGGATTCCGCTCCGTTTCGCTCCAGGCGGCGGTGGAAACGGTGTTCGGGGATAACCAACCGAAAGGGCGGTTGCCTATCACCATTCCGGGTTTGTACCCCTATGGCCACGGATTGCGTTACGATTGGAACGATACGGATGCGACATCCGACCAACTCTCTACAAGCCAGATGGATGCCAACGGATCGAAGGAAGACCGACTGCAAGAGCTGGACAGCTCAAAATAAATGGAACAGGCCGACCATGCTAGTGGTCGGCCTTTGTTTGCGCACTCGGCTCTCGAAGGATATGAAGCGTAGGCGAGAGGTAAGACACGCTTTTTGCAGTGAAAGTGTGTAGACGCCCCCTATTCTGCACCGATCCCCGTCTGGGATCGCACATACAGTTCGGTAAACTTCCGCTCCGCTTCCGGTTCGCGGGATAAGAGTGTGCCCAATATAGCGCCAAGCATGCCTAGCGGAACGGAGAGGATCGCCGGATTTTTCAGCGGGAACAAGGCTTGATCGGGTTCCATCAGGTTGGGACTGACCAATACGAGCAGGATGGAACTGATCAACCCGGTGAGGATCCCGGAGACGGCTCCCGCAGTATTGAAACGTTTCCAAAAAAGGCTGAACACGATGACGGGCAGGTTGGCACTGGCGGCCACGGCAAATGCCAACGCCACTAAAAAGGCGACGTTTTGTTCTTTGGCGAGCAGTGCCAAGATGATCGATACCACCCCCACGATGATGGAAGCCCATTTCGCGACGCGTATTTGCTCCCGTTCCGTCACTTGCCCACCGCGCAACACATTGGAGTAGAAATCGTGGGCAAACGCTCCGGCGGCCGAGATCACCAACCCGGCTACGACAGCCAGAATGGTAGCAAAAGCCACGGCGGAGATGAACGCGAGGAAGAAGTTACCGCCGAGCGCATCCGCCAGCAGAGGAGCAGCCATGTTTCCGGCCTTGTCTGCGGCCTTGATCTTTTCCTGGCCGACCAGCAGTGCCGCACCGAATCCGAGGAAGGTTGTCATGATATAGAAAGAACCAATGATGACCATCGCCCATGCGACGGAAGTACGGGCTTCTTTGGCGTTGGGAACAGTATAGAAGCGGATCAGAATGTGGGGCAGTCCCGCTGTTCCGGCGAGCAGGGCCAATCCGAGCGAAATGTTATCCAGCGGGTTTTTGTACAGTTTGCCTGGCTCCAAAAACGATTGCCCGTATTGGGCCGATACTTGATTGAACATCTCCACGATGCTGAAGCCGAAATGGCTGAGCACCAGCAGGCTGAGCAAAATGGTTCCGGTCATGAGGAGCACAGCTTTGACGATCTGCACCCAGGTCGTGGCCAGCATCCCGCCGAATGCGACGTACAGGATCATCAACACGCCGATGAGGATGATGGCGACCTCGTATTGCAGCCCCAGCAACAGTTTGATAATCCCACCCGCACCGACCAATTGGGCGATCATATAAAAGGTGGAAATGGAGATTGTTGAAAGTGCCGCTGCGGATCGAACCGGTTTTGCTTTCAACCGGTACGCCAGCATGTCCGCCAAGGTGTAGCGCCCGGTGTTACGCAACGGTTCGGCCACGACGATCAGCACGACGAGATAAGCCACGAGCCAACCGACCGAGTACAGAAATCCATCAAATCCGTTCAAAGCGATCAACCCGGCAATCCCCAAAAACGAGGCGGCACTCATATAGTCACCGGAGATCGCGATACCGTTTTGCCAACCGGAGATGGAGCGGCCGGCCGCGTAAAAGTCGGTGGTGGTTTGCGTTCGTTTCGAAGCCCAATACGTGATGCCCAGCGTCAACAGCACAATCACGGCGAATAAGGTGAACGCCACGGTATTCATGAGGCTTTCTCCTTCCGTTTGCAGATGATTTCCTCGATCAGGCGATCCATGCGGTTGGCGTGACGAATATAGAGAAACGCCAACACCCATGCCATGAAAAACTGTGACAGGGCAAACAGATAAGCACCGTTCATCGAGCCGAAAACCGGCGTGTTGAGAAAGCGGAAATAACCGGTCAGTACGGGAAGGGCGAAATAGTAGAGAGAGAAAAATGCGACGGACCATATCATAAAGCGTCTTTTACGTTTCATCAACGTGCGAAACTCGGGTGAACGGGCGATTTGTTCCCAATCGGTGTTGTGTGATCCGGTTTTCATACGGGACCCTCCTTTAGTAAGAAGCTCTTATTCATAAATATTCCGCGTAGTTACTATATATCAAATATTCTTGAAATAAATCAAGGAGAAAAACTCGTAAACACATGAAGAAAACCGTCTCTTGACGAGCGAGAAATTGAACAAAGATAATGAGCAGAAAACATTTGCATACAACTTCCTTTTGAGCGAAGTGTACTTTGCCCATTTCCCGCGCCCTCCGACCGGCCTTGGTTTGCTTCTTTGAGGGCGCAGGTGGAGCAAATCCGGACAATGATGCACTGGATATTGATTAGATACACCCTGAACAAAGAACTGTCTTTTTGGTTATTGCAAGTGTGACAGATCAGTGCCTTGTTCTCGTACGGTCACATCCATCGTGCGACAACCAACCACAAGATTCGTACTGAGAAAAAGATGAGGACGGCTCCCAACAACCGATCGGACCAATGACGATACCGATGATACACCTTGCGGAAGCGGGGAGAGGAGATAATTACAGCAAGCAAGATAAACCATCCGCCTACCGCTACAATGTTTTCCAATCCGTATATCCAGTAGTACCATTGTGGATCTCCCGGCTGTAAAAACTGAGAGAATATCCCCAAAAAATAGAGTGCCGCTTTTGGGTTGAGTGCATTGCATAAAAAGCCGTCCCGAAATCCTTGCCACCCGCTTTTGGATTCGGTATCTTCTCCGTTTCCCTTTGCTGTTTCCGTTTCCGTTTCAGTGGCGGGGCGGGAACGGATCGCCTGCGTTCCCAACCATGCCAGGTAAATCGCCCCTGCCAATTGAATCACGGTGAAAACGGCGAGCGATTGCTTCAAGATCAGTGCATATCCACCGACGGTGTAAGCGATATGTATGGTCAGAGCCGCAGCGATGCCGAATGCTGTGGCAATCCCGATTCGAGTACCGTAGCTCAAACTGTTGCGCGTTACGACGGCGAAGTCCGGTCCGGGTGAAATTGCGCCCAGCAAACCGATGAGAAAGACTTGAAGAAACATCTCTCACACTCCCATCATTTATCGCGGTCAATTTATATTATAAAGCGCGAGTGGGCTTTCTTTTTTTTGAATCATGGCAGGAAATTCGGATAATTATGCAGAAGATTATTAATGTAAAATAATTGTCATAATTCGTTGTTTTGTGACGTTGTGTCCCCAATTGAGAAAGGGGTCACGAATGGAAACGTGGTTTCGCACATAGGTTGGTAGCAAGGCGGTTTCTTCCAAGGGCTACTTATTTTATGCTTTGTTACAAGTTTCACAAAAGGAGAGGAGGCGAAACATGCTGCACATCGTCTGTTGTGTGAAGCAAGTACCGGACAGCAGGGAGATCCGGATCGATCCCAAGACCAACACACTGATCCGGCAGGGCGTTCCGGCTATCGCCAATTTTTACGACATGCACGGGCTGGAAGAGGCACTGCGAATCAAGGACCAATATGGAGCCCGCATCACCGTAGTCTGTATGGGGCCACCGCCGGCGGAGAAAACACTGAAACAATGCATTTCCCTCGGAGCCGACGAGGCTGTGTTGGTGACGGACCGCCGGTTTGCCGGGGCGGATACGCTGGCCACCTCCTACGTATTGGCCAAAGCGATTCAAAAGATCGGAGAAGAGTGGGGTCCCGTCGATCTGGTGTTTTGCGGAAAACAAACGTTGGATGGCGACACCGGGCAAGTGGGACCGGGAATTGCCTGCCGTCTCGATTTGGAGCAGTTGACGTACGTGGAAAAAGTAGTGGGCATCGATCTGGAGAAACGAACCATCACGGTTCACCGTCACCTGGAAGACGGTGTGGAAGTGGTGGAAACCCGTTTACCGGCGCTGTTGACGGCGCTCAAAGAGTTGAACAAGGTGCGCAGGGCGAGCATGCCGGGTATGCTCAGAGCAGCACGGTTCAAGCCGGTGATCTGGACGGTGGATGATTTTCCGGACATGGACAAAAAGCAAATCGGGTTGAAAGGCTCCCCGACGATCGTTGCCAAGACATGGGTGCCGGAACAAAAGCCCGTCAACGGGGAAGTCGTAAAAGATCAATCACCGCAGGAAGCGGCCGCATTCCTGGCTGATCGGCTGTGGTCGACGGATTTGCCCGATAAATTGGGATGGAACCAGCAGTCGGAGGAGGTGTCGGCATGACGGTAAAGAAAAAAGCGGCGCAACCGAACGACATGCCGGACTGGTCCGAATACCGTGGGGTCTTGGTGGTTGTGGAGCAGCGGGACGGCGTAGCCAAAAGCGTGTCGTGGCAACTGTTGGGCATCGGCCGGAAGCTGGCGGAGAAGCTGGAGGTGGAAACCATCGCACTGGTGATGGGCCACGGGGTGGGCCATCTGGCAGAAGAGGCGATCCAACGGGGAGCCGACAAGGTTTACATCTGTGACGATCCTGTGCTGTCCGTCTACCGAACCCGCCCTTACAGCCGCGTCTGCCTGCAATTGATCCGGGACATCAAGCCGGAGATTGTGCTGATGGGTGCCACCTACACCGGCCGCGACCTGGCCGGAGCGATCGCCACCCATTTACCGACGGGACTAACGGCGGACACCACCCAGCTGGACGTGGAACCCCATCCCAGCCGGTTGTTGCTGGCCAGCCGCCCCGCTTTCTCGGAGAAGATGGTGGCCACCATTTTGTGCAAGCAGTACCGACCGCAGATGGCGACTGCACGGGCGGGCGTGTTTGAGGCCCTGCCGCGCGATCCGTCCCGCAAGGGAGAAATCATTCCGATTACCTGCGAGATGAAGGAGGAGGAGATCGCGGCACGGGTGCTGGACTTCATCCAGGATGAAAAGCGGGTCAATCTGGAAGACGCCGACGTGATCGTCGCGGGCGGCCGCGGATTGGGCGGTCCTGGACCGTTCCGCTTGCTGAAGGAACTGGCCGACGCATTGGGCGGCGTGGTGGGTGCATCCAGGGCAGCTGTGGATGCCGGCTGGATCGGTCATGAGCATCAGGTGGGTCAGACCGGACACACGGTGCGGCCCAAATTGTACATCGCCGTAGGCATTTCTGGTGCGGTACAACACTTGGTGGGAATGCAGAATGCCGACGTGATCGTGGCCATCAACAAGGATCCGGACGCACCCATTTTTAAGGTAGCCCACTTCGGGGTCGTGGGGGATCTGTTTCAGATCGTCCCCGCTTTGACAGAGGAAGTGAAAAAACGGAGAGGACTTCCTTTTTTGAAAACGGAAAATAATGACCCGGTCGCGGCGCGTTAACATGAGGAGGGAGAGAGTAATGGCCAACGAAAAATTTGACGCTATCGTCGTGGGCGCGGGTCCGGCGGGAAGTGCGGCGGCTTACACCATGGCCAAAGCGGGATTATCCGTGGTTCTGCTTGAACGGGGGGAATTCCCGGGAGCGAAAAACTTGTTCGGCGGGGTGCTTTACCGCAAACAACTGGAGGACGTGTTGCCCGATCAGTGGCACAAAGCGCCAGTGGAGCGTCATATCGTCGAACAGCGGATCTGGCTGATGGGAAAGGACTCGGCGGTTACGTTCAGCCACCGAAACGAAGCCTACAAGGAACCTTACAACTGCTGGACTGCCCTTCGTGTGAAGTTTGACCAGTGGTTCGCCTCTCAGGCGGAAGCGGCAGGGGCCCTGCCCATTTACGAGACGGTGGCCACAGAGCTGATCACCGAGGGAGATCGCGTGGTCGGGGTGCGTACCGACCGGGAGGACGGAGATCTCTACGCGGACGTGGTGGTGATCGCCGATGGCGTCAATTCGCTGCTGGGTAAACAGTTGGGCATCCACAAAGAATGGCAACCGGACGAAGTCTCATTGGCGGTGAAAGAGATCATCGCCTTGCCCAAAGAGAAGATCCAGGATCGCTTTAATTTGGAAGGTGATGAAGGCGTCACCATCGAGTTCATGGGCGAAACGTCGCTGGGGATGGCCGGGATGGGCTTCCTGTACACCAACAAGGATACGCTGTCGCTCGGAATCGGTGTGATGGTGAACCATCTCAAAAAGAAGAAGATCAAGCCGTACGAACTGCTGGACCATGTGAAAAAGCATCCCATGATCCGACGGCTGGTCGAAGGTGGGGAAACCAAGGAGTATTCGGGACATCTGATCCCCGAGGGCGGATGGAATTCCGTTCCGCCGCTCAGCGGAAACGGTTGGTGCATCACCGGAGATGCTGCCCAGCTCGTTAACTTTGTACATCGGGAAGGGTCCAACTTGGCCATGACATCTGGCCGTATGGCGGGAGAAGCGGTGATCGAGGCCAAAAAAAGAGGCGACTTTTCGCGGGAGACACTTCGTCTGTACGATCAGAAGGTGGCCGAGTCTTTTATCCGCAAAGATTTGGTCAAATACAAAGGCATGCATCAGATATTGAAGGAAGAGGACCCCGAGTTGTTGTTCACCCGCCTGCCGCAGGCGGTGAACCGGGCGGCGTACGAAATGTTTCTCGTCGACGGCGTTCCCAAAGGCGAAAAGCAGAAAAAAGCCATACAATATCTTAAACAGGCAGCCGGGGGAACCTGGAATCTGCTCAAAGTGGGCATGAAGGGATGGAGGGCGATGAACGGATGAGCAGCAGCATTGCGGAGAAGTTGTTTACCATCCGGTACAAAGTGGATGACCAGTCCCATTTGATCATCAAGGATCAGCAGGTTTGTCTGACATGTGAGACAAAGGAATGCACCCATTTTTGTCCGGCGGACGTCTATGACTGGACGGGAGAGATAACCACCGTCGCGTTTGAGAATTGCATCGAGTGCGGCACGTGCCGTATCGGGTGCCCCTACTATAATATCCATTGGGTGTATCCAAAAGGCGGGTACGGTATTACGTACAAATATGGTTGAGATCACATCAGCTGATCCGGTTTCCGTCAGGAAGCCGGTTTTATTATTGATAAAGCGCTTTCATCCCCGATTGAAATAGGGAGATGAAAGCGCTGCAGCAAATGGTCGGAATGCCAAAGCAATAGCATGAGCGGGCTTTTATAAAGATCGTGCATGTTGCTTGGCGGATGCTCTTCCAGTGTTCCAGTGATGTCCTTGGTAGCCTGGCTGTTGGCCACCTACGTTCATTCTATTTTTCTGATCCACAAGTATCATTTTATCTGGGTCATGCCGGTGCTGTTTGTAGAATTCCACCGCTACCTTGATGTAATCCGAGAAATCCGGACATACCACGCCGGATCCCTCCAGATCATTTAAGGCATGTGTGCAGTCATATTCTGCTTTTAAGTTTAGATAATCAATGGTCTCTTTTTCCACCATGACCCATCTGCGAAACGCGGGTATGGAAAGCAATCCGTTCACAAGTGCCAAGGGAAGCGTGAATGATGGTTTTTTACCAATCAATACTTCGCATATCATCCGATACGCGTCCTTCGCGCGGTACGGGCGTGGGTCGGTCAAATGATATACTTTGTCTTCGCCCTTTGGATAATGTGCCAAATAACAAGTCGCATCGACAACATAATCTACGGGGACCAGATTGATCAGAGCTGTACCCTTCCCGATATAAGGGATCGGCCATTTGGCGAACTTGTCCAAAAACCGCATGATGAAGTAGGGTCCATCGAATTTGACGGTTTCACCAGTTTTGGAATCCCCCATCACAATGCCTGGCCGAATGATTGTGGTAGGAACTTTATTTCGGATTTTTTGCACCAGCACCTCTGCCTCAAATTTCGTTGACTCATAGAAGTTTTTGAAGGATTGTCCGCAATCCAATTCCGTTTCCAAAATTCTTCCGGATCGGGTCCCCGAAACGTATGCGGTACTAAAATATACGTATCGCTGTAGTTTGGCTAATTGTAACACCCATTGGTTCACATTGTCTGTTCCAACGACATTCACCTGATAAGCGACATCTTTTGGAACAGCCAAGTCGTAAATCGCGGCGAGGTGAAATACATGAGTAACGTTGCCCCGGAGTCTCTGCAACGTAGATTCATTCATCCCCAGATTTTTCAATGTGATATCACCAGGGACGACAGTAAATTTGCCTACCGCTCCGAAATTGTTTTCTAAGAGGTGGATTTCTGTTTTCGCCTTGTTCAATTGACTGGGATGTACTAACAACTCAAATCGGGAACCTGGGTATTGACAAAGCAATTTCCTGATCATTTTCGTTGCGATAAAACCCGGGAATCCTGTGATGAAATACGTTTTTTGATTCAACAATTTTCCCTCCCAAAGATTTTCTTGAGCGGATACGGTGCTTGATTTTTATATTTAATATGAGTTTTCATTTTTCATACTCTACAAACAATTGTAACAAAATTCCGTCATAATTGCGAGAGGGGGCCCACTCTCTCCTCCAACGCTTGTTTTCATCTTCGCGTTGGGATGGGTAGATGAAAACGCTTCAGTCAGCGCCTGCTTATTTGTGGTCTCAAACGAATGACAATGGTTTTGCTTTACGGAAGATTCGTATTGTATGCTAAAATTGGAGAGGTGCAAGTGTTTCAAATATATCAGTTGCACCTACAACCGACGGCGGAGCCGGCGAGTACGGTTATGATTCCATTCAATTTATGGAAAAAGAGAAAGAATTAGAGAAGTGTCAACCTGTTTCATCGGAGGGATGACAGATGATGGATCCTCATCGGAGGCAAACAACTAAAGAATGGGACTTTGAAGCGGTGATCGGGAAACTGTTCGACGAACTGATCATCACCGATGAACGGGGACGCATTCTCACGGTCAACGGCGACTTTGAGAAAATGTATGGTCAGCCGTCCCATCAATTGGTTGGAAAAACGGTGGCGGAATTGGAAAAACAACGGGTGTTTTATCCGTCCGTCACATTGCGCGTACTGGAAACGAGAGAAAAACAGACTGCTGTGCAACAAACGAAAAGCGGGCGCCGGATGCTGGTCACGGGCCTACCGGTGTTTGACAATAACGGGCAGTTGCGATGGGTGATATGTTTGTCGCGGGATATCACCGAGCCGGTCCGATTGCGTGAATATTTGACTGTCCTGGAAAAAGAGGTCGACCGTTTGCAGGCGGAACTGGAGGTTCTGCGGCGCGACCGTATGACGAATGAACCAATCGTCGCGGCGAGCAAAGCGATGCAACAGGTACTGGCGACGGCGAGAAAAGCAGCCAAAGTGGATGTGAACGTCCTGTTATTGGGCGAGTCCGGTGTCGGCAAAACGGCATTGGCGCGTTGGATTCACCAGCACAGTGCCCGGGCCGAAGGTCCGTTGATTGAGGTGAATTGCGGCGCGATCCCGGAGGCACTGTTAGAATCGGAGTTATTCGGATACGAGGCGGGTGCGTTTACTGGCGCACAACGGAAAGGAAAGCCGGGATTTGCGGAATTGGCGGACGGCGGAACGCTGTTTTTCGATGAGATCGCCGAATTGTCACCCGCCTCCCAAGTGAAGGTGTTGAAACTGATTCAAGAAAAGCGATTTTATCGGGTGGGCGGAACAGAAGCGCGGACTTCCAACTTTCGTCTGATCGCCGCAACCAATCAGGATTTGGAAAAACTCGTCAAAGAGGGGAGATTCCGACAGGATTTGTATTATCGTCTCAACGTAGTTCCGATCGTCATTCCGCCGCTTCGGGAGCGCAAAGAAGATATCGTCGTGTTAATCCGTTCGTTGATGGAGACGATTTGTCGCAAATACGGTGTTCACAAAACGGTGGACCCGCAAGTGGTGGATTGGCTGACACAACTTTCGTGGAAGGGGAATGTTCGGGAACTGGAAAACCTGTTGGAACGTTTGGTGGTGACGACGGAATCCACAGTGATCCGCATGGATGATATGCCGGAGCCTTACAGGCAAACGGGAACGCTCCCCGCTTTGCGATGGGAAAAAGGGCGAACGCTGAATGTCATCCTGAATGAGGTGGAACGAGAAGTCTTACTGTCGGTGGCCAAAAAAGGGCGAACCACAGCACAAATCGCTTCATTGCTGGGCGTCAGTCAACCGACTGTCGTGCGCAAATTGAAAAAACACGGCATTCGTCTGCATGGCTGATTCATTTTTGCATCGTAATTCAAATCCGGATCGACCCAACCGGAGCAGAATGACTGATCAGCAGCAAAATATACGGTCGTCTCATATTGGCACGAAGATTGCTGGTATTCGGAAGTGAAGAATCGCGATTCAAAAGGAGGCGGCCGTAGATGAACGAATCAACCATGACGACCCCATCGGCAAAAGAGTGGTGGGAAAAGGATCGACAACTGATCTGGCACCAGATGGCACGGTATCAGCCCGATGCGCACCCGCTGGTGGTGACGCGGGCTGAAGGTGCGTGGGTGACTGATGTGGAAGGGCGAAAGTATTTGGACGGGATGGCGGGATTGTGGTGTGTCAATGCCGGATACGGCAGGCAAGAGCTGGCGCGGGCAGCATACGAACAATTAATCGAAATGCCGTATTACCCTCTCACACAAAGCCATCTGCCCGCGATCCGGTTGGGCGAGAAGTTGCGGAAGTGGTTGGGTGACGATTATTTGTTTTTCTTTTCCAACAGCGGTTCGGAAGCTAACGAGACTGCTTTCAAAATCGCTCGTCAATACCATCGTCAAAATGGCGAGCCCGACCGTTACAAGTTCCTCTCCCGCTACCGCG
This window contains:
- a CDS encoding glycoside hydrolase family 3 protein, yielding MGIRRSVALWMIGSLVLSLFSFPVFAAQSDRTSDPVSLLKQMSLEEKVGQMMMVGFYGSEPNADITRLIREAHAGGVILFAYSQNVVNPVQTAHLTNGLQSLAQETRLGVPLLISTDQEGGVVARLTTGATEWAGNMALGATRKAAYAYQAAKMTGEELRAVGINMNLAPDLDVNVNPANPVIGVRSYGENPQLVADMGAAAIHGYQENVIATGKHFPGHGDTNVDSHLGLPVINKSREELEKVELVPFKRAIAEGIDAIMTAHIHVPALDNTPDLPATLSRPILTGLLRQELGYRGLIITDSMTMAGVANYFGGVPKAAVKAVQAGADIILLTPALKTDEQIEVYQAVLEAARKGEIPVEQIDQSVLRILKVKAKYGLFEHRFVDPADIPDHVATEQHQRTSMKIARSSITLVKNENNLLPLHLKPDQKLGIISQFSLIDRVRSYHAATTEIYHSQVNPSDADIQAAVEMAKTQDVLLVGTYNATANPQQVKLVKALQQLHKPMVVIAFRNPYDIEAFPDVPAYLTAYGFRSVSLQAAVETVFGDNQPKGRLPITIPGLYPYGHGLRYDWNDTDATSDQLSTSQMDANGSKEDRLQELDSSK
- a CDS encoding cation acetate symporter; this translates as MNTVAFTLFAVIVLLTLGITYWASKRTQTTTDFYAAGRSISGWQNGIAISGDYMSAASFLGIAGLIALNGFDGFLYSVGWLVAYLVVLIVVAEPLRNTGRYTLADMLAYRLKAKPVRSAAALSTISISTFYMIAQLVGAGGIIKLLLGLQYEVAIILIGVLMILYVAFGGMLATTWVQIVKAVLLMTGTILLSLLVLSHFGFSIVEMFNQVSAQYGQSFLEPGKLYKNPLDNISLGLALLAGTAGLPHILIRFYTVPNAKEARTSVAWAMVIIGSFYIMTTFLGFGAALLVGQEKIKAADKAGNMAAPLLADALGGNFFLAFISAVAFATILAVVAGLVISAAGAFAHDFYSNVLRGGQVTEREQIRVAKWASIIVGVVSIILALLAKEQNVAFLVALAFAVAASANLPVIVFSLFWKRFNTAGAVSGILTGLISSILLVLVSPNLMEPDQALFPLKNPAILSVPLGMLGAILGTLLSREPEAERKFTELYVRSQTGIGAE
- a CDS encoding DUF485 domain-containing protein; this translates as MKTGSHNTDWEQIARSPEFRTLMKRKRRFMIWSVAFFSLYYFALPVLTGYFRFLNTPVFGSMNGAYLFALSQFFMAWVLAFLYIRHANRMDRLIEEIICKRKEKAS
- a CDS encoding LysE family translocator, with product MFLQVFLIGLLGAISPGPDFAVVTRNSLSYGTRIGIATAFGIAAALTIHIAYTVGGYALILKQSLAVFTVIQLAGAIYLAWLGTQAIRSRPATETETETAKGNGEDTESKSGWQGFRDGFLCNALNPKAALYFLGIFSQFLQPGDPQWYYWIYGLENIVAVGGWFILLAVIISSPRFRKVYHRYRHWSDRLLGAVLIFFSVRILWLVVARWM
- a CDS encoding electron transfer flavoprotein subunit beta/FixA family protein — translated: MLHIVCCVKQVPDSREIRIDPKTNTLIRQGVPAIANFYDMHGLEEALRIKDQYGARITVVCMGPPPAEKTLKQCISLGADEAVLVTDRRFAGADTLATSYVLAKAIQKIGEEWGPVDLVFCGKQTLDGDTGQVGPGIACRLDLEQLTYVEKVVGIDLEKRTITVHRHLEDGVEVVETRLPALLTALKELNKVRRASMPGMLRAARFKPVIWTVDDFPDMDKKQIGLKGSPTIVAKTWVPEQKPVNGEVVKDQSPQEAAAFLADRLWSTDLPDKLGWNQQSEEVSA
- a CDS encoding electron transfer flavoprotein subunit alpha/FixB family protein, producing MTVKKKAAQPNDMPDWSEYRGVLVVVEQRDGVAKSVSWQLLGIGRKLAEKLEVETIALVMGHGVGHLAEEAIQRGADKVYICDDPVLSVYRTRPYSRVCLQLIRDIKPEIVLMGATYTGRDLAGAIATHLPTGLTADTTQLDVEPHPSRLLLASRPAFSEKMVATILCKQYRPQMATARAGVFEALPRDPSRKGEIIPITCEMKEEEIAARVLDFIQDEKRVNLEDADVIVAGGRGLGGPGPFRLLKELADALGGVVGASRAAVDAGWIGHEHQVGQTGHTVRPKLYIAVGISGAVQHLVGMQNADVIVAINKDPDAPIFKVAHFGVVGDLFQIVPALTEEVKKRRGLPFLKTENNDPVAAR
- a CDS encoding FAD-dependent oxidoreductase codes for the protein MANEKFDAIVVGAGPAGSAAAYTMAKAGLSVVLLERGEFPGAKNLFGGVLYRKQLEDVLPDQWHKAPVERHIVEQRIWLMGKDSAVTFSHRNEAYKEPYNCWTALRVKFDQWFASQAEAAGALPIYETVATELITEGDRVVGVRTDREDGDLYADVVVIADGVNSLLGKQLGIHKEWQPDEVSLAVKEIIALPKEKIQDRFNLEGDEGVTIEFMGETSLGMAGMGFLYTNKDTLSLGIGVMVNHLKKKKIKPYELLDHVKKHPMIRRLVEGGETKEYSGHLIPEGGWNSVPPLSGNGWCITGDAAQLVNFVHREGSNLAMTSGRMAGEAVIEAKKRGDFSRETLRLYDQKVAESFIRKDLVKYKGMHQILKEEDPELLFTRLPQAVNRAAYEMFLVDGVPKGEKQKKAIQYLKQAAGGTWNLLKVGMKGWRAMNG
- a CDS encoding ferredoxin family protein, with protein sequence MSSSIAEKLFTIRYKVDDQSHLIIKDQQVCLTCETKECTHFCPADVYDWTGEITTVAFENCIECGTCRIGCPYYNIHWVYPKGGYGITYKYG